One stretch of Paenibacillus sp. AN1007 DNA includes these proteins:
- a CDS encoding APC family permease, translating into MLGKMKRILIGKPMKSAELDAEKLGKWKALAILSSDALSSVAYGTEQILLVLVAAGFAALWYSVPISIAVLGLLVILIFSYRQTIFAYPTGGGAYIVAKDNLGTTPSLIAGGSLLVDYILTVAVSSSAGTDAITSAFPVLHDYSVIIALIMIVFLTVMNLRGVTESASVLAIPIYLFIFSIAILIISGGIKFLAGGMHAAAPEFGTSLSHVSIFLLLKAFSSGCSALTGVEAVSNAIPNFKQPAEKNAAGTLLLMGCILGAMFIGITLLAFGYGIKPDPKATVISQIAEATFGRGWMYFIIQGVTALILFLAANTAYSAFPLLSFMMAKDKYMPHMFMVRGDRLGFSNGIIFLSVMSALLVVGFKGDTGSLIPLYAVGVFIPFTLSQLGMMIRWIKIKPSGWRTKLLVNTIGMLTTLSITLIFIFTKFTQTWVIFIFLPLVVYVFMRIRSHYCNIADELRIDIQVDKPAKKGNTIVIPVAGITRVVMNTISYAQTMSDHVVALYIGFDDEAIRKMEQKWEEWNPGVRLVVIKSRYRSIMGPLKKFIDTVEWKTAETDHITILIPQFITKHWWQNVLHNQTSFMIRAYLINYKDVIVTTVPYHLNR; encoded by the coding sequence ATGCTTGGCAAAATGAAGAGAATCTTAATCGGCAAGCCAATGAAGTCGGCTGAATTGGATGCAGAAAAATTGGGGAAATGGAAGGCGCTCGCCATTCTGTCCTCCGATGCTTTGTCATCCGTGGCCTACGGTACGGAACAGATTTTGCTTGTGCTGGTTGCGGCCGGATTCGCCGCCCTGTGGTACTCGGTTCCGATTTCCATCGCCGTGCTGGGATTGCTCGTCATTTTAATTTTTTCGTATCGCCAGACGATATTTGCTTATCCTACAGGGGGCGGCGCATACATCGTAGCTAAGGATAACCTGGGTACCACACCGAGTCTGATTGCCGGAGGTTCACTGCTGGTCGATTATATCCTGACGGTGGCTGTGAGTTCGTCCGCAGGCACGGATGCGATCACATCCGCTTTTCCTGTACTGCATGACTATAGTGTCATTATTGCGCTTATTATGATTGTGTTTCTGACGGTTATGAATTTGCGGGGGGTTACGGAGTCAGCTTCGGTGCTGGCGATCCCCATTTATCTGTTTATCTTCTCCATTGCCATTCTCATTATTTCGGGCGGTATCAAGTTTCTGGCTGGCGGAATGCATGCTGCGGCTCCAGAGTTCGGAACAAGTCTGTCACATGTCAGCATCTTCCTGCTGCTCAAAGCGTTCAGTTCTGGGTGCTCGGCTCTGACCGGGGTAGAGGCGGTAAGTAACGCAATCCCGAACTTCAAGCAGCCTGCGGAGAAAAATGCCGCTGGAACCTTGCTGCTCATGGGATGTATCCTCGGAGCAATGTTTATTGGCATCACGCTGCTAGCCTTTGGGTACGGCATCAAGCCTGATCCGAAAGCAACGGTCATTTCCCAGATTGCCGAAGCGACGTTTGGCAGAGGGTGGATGTATTTTATCATCCAAGGTGTAACGGCTTTGATCTTGTTCCTGGCCGCCAATACAGCATACTCGGCCTTTCCGCTGTTGTCTTTCATGATGGCAAAAGATAAATATATGCCGCATATGTTTATGGTGCGAGGAGACCGTCTGGGCTTCTCGAACGGCATTATTTTTCTCAGTGTGATGTCTGCATTGCTGGTGGTAGGTTTCAAAGGAGATACCGGCAGCCTGATTCCGCTCTATGCGGTTGGGGTGTTCATTCCGTTCACCCTGTCCCAACTGGGCATGATGATTCGTTGGATCAAAATCAAGCCGTCCGGGTGGAGAACAAAGCTTCTGGTGAATACGATCGGTATGCTGACCACGTTGTCGATTACGCTGATTTTTATTTTTACCAAGTTCACGCAGACATGGGTTATCTTTATCTTCCTGCCGCTTGTAGTCTATGTGTTCATGCGCATTCGCAGCCATTATTGCAACATTGCAGACGAACTGCGTATCGATATTCAAGTGGATAAACCGGCCAAGAAAGGCAACACCATTGTTATTCCGGTGGCAGGCATTACTCGGGTCGTCATGAATACGATCAGTTACGCACAGACGATGTCGGATCATGTAGTGGCGCTGTACATTGGCTTTGATGATGAGGCCATTCGCAAGATGGAACAGAAGTGGGAGGAATGGAATCCCGGCGTGCGTCTGGTCGTAATCAAATCAAGGTACCGCAGCATTATGGGGCCGCTGAAGAAATTCATTGATACCGTAGAGTGGAAAACAGCTGAGACCGATCATATCACCATACTAATTCCGCAATTCATTACGAAGCACTGGTGGCAAAATGTACTTCATAACCAGACCAGCTTTATGATCCGTGCCTATCTGATTAATTATAAAGATGTGATTGTTACCACTGTACCGTATCATCTCAATCGATAA
- the rhaD gene encoding rhamnulose-1-phosphate aldolase has product MNVTLRTERQHPAGFDIPFVREMAEITQHMWKNGWDERNGGNVSYLLSEEEVAPYIDIHRVIRTITPAFSVQELAGQYFIVTASGKYFKNVLADPEGNLGVLRVSSDGQELEVLWGLNGGANPTSELPTHFMSHMERLKIDPNHRVVMHNHATHVLAMTFIHELHEAKFTKTLWQMCTECVVVFPDGVGIIPWMMPGSNEIGRATAEKMKEYHAVIWPQHGIFGTGTTIDEAFGLIETIEKAAQVYMLVAGHDIRQRITDEQLRALAQQFGVTPRPGIIES; this is encoded by the coding sequence ATGAACGTGACCCTTCGTACCGAAAGACAGCACCCTGCCGGGTTCGATATTCCATTTGTACGCGAGATGGCAGAGATTACGCAGCATATGTGGAAGAATGGCTGGGATGAGCGCAACGGCGGCAATGTCAGTTATCTGCTGAGCGAAGAGGAGGTTGCCCCGTACATCGATATTCATCGGGTCATTCGGACCATTACACCTGCCTTTTCCGTGCAGGAGCTGGCAGGTCAGTACTTTATCGTTACGGCTTCGGGCAAATATTTCAAAAACGTGCTGGCAGACCCGGAGGGCAATCTGGGCGTGCTTCGTGTATCGTCAGATGGACAGGAGCTGGAGGTGCTGTGGGGACTGAATGGCGGAGCGAATCCGACAAGTGAACTGCCAACCCATTTTATGAGCCATATGGAACGTTTGAAAATAGACCCGAATCACCGGGTTGTGATGCACAACCATGCGACACATGTACTTGCGATGACCTTCATTCATGAGCTGCATGAGGCCAAGTTCACGAAGACTCTTTGGCAGATGTGCACCGAGTGTGTGGTGGTCTTTCCAGATGGCGTTGGCATTATCCCATGGATGATGCCTGGGTCGAATGAGATCGGCCGCGCAACCGCGGAGAAAATGAAGGAATACCACGCAGTCATCTGGCCGCAGCATGGCATATTTGGAACAGGCACAACGATCGACGAAGCGTTTGGACTGATTGAAACGATTGAGAAGGCCGCCCAAGTATACATGCTTGTTGCAGGCCATGACATCCGCCAGCGGATCACGGATGAGCAGCTGCGTGCACTTGCGCAGCAATTCGGCGTAACGCCTCGTCCCGGTATCATTGAAAGTTAA
- a CDS encoding GNAT family N-acetyltransferase has product MNRKRTKLMETERLVFTTWDEGDQALAFALWGDHEVTKWISGSDVLSEEEVEARLTQEIQREKQEGVQYWALFQKDSGVFVGCCGLYPYAPEENIYELGFLLTRDHWGQGYAQEAAQAVVHYAFDKLEASSLVAVHHPDNEAAYHILKRLGFEHADDRRDEASDMVQPFYRLQKNNEVC; this is encoded by the coding sequence ATGAACCGCAAGCGAACAAAATTAATGGAAACAGAACGACTTGTATTTACGACATGGGACGAAGGGGATCAGGCACTCGCATTTGCGCTCTGGGGTGATCATGAGGTGACCAAGTGGATCAGCGGCAGCGATGTGCTGAGTGAAGAGGAAGTGGAAGCGAGGTTAACGCAGGAGATTCAGCGCGAGAAGCAGGAGGGAGTGCAGTACTGGGCTCTTTTTCAAAAAGATTCTGGCGTATTTGTCGGCTGCTGTGGTCTTTATCCTTATGCACCGGAAGAAAATATCTATGAGCTTGGTTTCCTGCTGACCCGGGATCACTGGGGACAAGGATATGCACAGGAAGCGGCACAGGCCGTTGTTCACTATGCTTTTGACAAGCTAGAAGCATCCTCTCTGGTTGCAGTGCATCATCCTGATAATGAAGCGGCGTATCACATTCTAAAGAGGCTGGGGTTTGAGCATGCGGATGATCGGCGGGATGAGGCATCAGATATGGTGCAGCCATTCTATCGTTTGCAAAAAAATAATGAAGTCTGCTGA
- a CDS encoding DinB family protein, translating to MNGTLQIRDHLLTELETGVRTGASLIRLIREEDWAYRPQDNMRSLVELVHHFIQITASDLVIMQEKGEAEVSQVENSLSGNQDIEQLEGTLWSNFEAYKAYITSLSEEDFLNRSTQAFYAEHGHLQVQWQIETLTHVFHHRSQLYNYLKQQGHELNFFMLYA from the coding sequence ATGAATGGAACATTGCAAATTCGGGATCATCTGTTAACGGAGCTGGAGACTGGCGTGCGTACAGGCGCTTCGTTAATTCGGCTTATACGTGAGGAGGACTGGGCATATCGTCCGCAGGACAATATGCGCTCACTCGTTGAACTGGTGCATCATTTTATCCAGATTACCGCTTCGGATCTTGTCATTATGCAGGAAAAAGGTGAAGCTGAAGTAAGTCAAGTGGAGAACAGCCTATCGGGAAACCAGGATATTGAGCAATTAGAAGGGACATTATGGAGTAACTTTGAGGCATATAAAGCGTATATCACAAGTCTCAGCGAAGAGGACTTTCTGAACCGCTCTACCCAAGCTTTCTATGCAGAGCATGGACATCTGCAGGTGCAGTGGCAGATCGAAACGCTGACACATGTGTTCCACCATCGCTCACAGCTCTACAATTATCTCAAACAGCAGGGGCATGAATTAAACTTCTTTATGCTGTATGCTTAA
- a CDS encoding helix-turn-helix domain-containing protein, which yields MDTLLHSLYRPVQLNGLDPRTYYIECDPSPVLKPYVACYWESGSRKHAEGDGQDAVTMDIKVRDIMLKSATSARVLPDGCTDILIDYNPEKDRHAYSYCGNYMQPFAFPLSQTAPLAGAYTFGVRFFPGGAPFLHGQSLDLFTDQRIPLEDCWPIGWDELRIQMQETMNFAERVQVMEHYLRRMIASSSWAPNQADQDLLRSVLHRIFKEKGTMSIQEIALREAVSERQLHRKMTEQVGISPKRFSEIVRFHQVLHGIRNGHTADGAALAQTYGFYDQAHLIRQFRKFYGDTPLAAVQEHQQMLSEKYNDAAVSSVIL from the coding sequence ATGGATACTCTTCTGCACTCGTTGTATCGTCCCGTACAACTGAATGGACTTGATCCGCGTACATACTATATCGAATGCGATCCGTCGCCTGTACTTAAGCCCTATGTCGCCTGTTACTGGGAGTCTGGGAGCCGTAAACATGCAGAAGGCGATGGACAAGACGCGGTGACAATGGATATCAAGGTGAGGGATATCATGCTGAAGTCTGCGACTTCTGCCCGTGTGCTGCCGGATGGCTGTACCGACATCCTGATCGATTATAATCCGGAGAAGGATCGACATGCGTACAGTTATTGCGGCAATTACATGCAGCCATTTGCTTTTCCGTTATCGCAGACAGCGCCGCTGGCGGGAGCTTATACATTTGGTGTGCGTTTTTTTCCCGGAGGAGCACCTTTCCTGCACGGCCAATCTCTGGATTTGTTCACGGATCAACGTATACCGCTGGAGGATTGCTGGCCGATCGGGTGGGACGAGCTGCGGATACAGATGCAGGAAACAATGAATTTCGCAGAGCGCGTGCAGGTGATGGAGCATTATCTCCGGCGTATGATTGCATCCAGCAGCTGGGCTCCTAATCAAGCCGATCAGGATTTGCTTCGCAGCGTTTTGCACCGCATCTTCAAGGAAAAAGGCACCATGAGTATACAGGAAATTGCGCTGCGGGAAGCGGTCAGCGAACGCCAGCTTCATCGTAAAATGACCGAGCAGGTGGGCATCAGCCCCAAGCGATTCAGTGAAATTGTTCGTTTCCATCAGGTACTGCACGGAATCCGGAATGGGCATACTGCTGACGGAGCAGCTCTTGCTCAGACCTATGGTTTCTATGATCAGGCACATCTGATCAGGCAGTTCCGCAAGTTTTATGGCGATACGCCGCTGGCTGCTGTTCAGGAGCATCAACAGATGTTGTCCGAAAAGTACAATGATGCGGCAGTATCCTCCGTTATACTATGA
- a CDS encoding AraC family transcriptional regulator, translating into MNTRIFFGKTDEAARLPIYMTTVGYWEHQFETERPEGFPDYQIHQVIQGQGRLIIEDEEEYTVGPGEVFITYPDIPHRYMPMTDRWELAWVSFQGREASQLLAYAGITSSGVYKLRNPELLSALEQMLVRGEGTGDTMDAAEDRDSSKHLYALLLDLKPLLIVSDNDNDEMERLKPVLRYITEHLDRPLSLKELANVAVVSPQYLCRLFQKALHVRPVFYINQERINRSKQLMFSERALRIYEVADRVGYENASYFCSMFKRHTGMSPERFRKLHGLS; encoded by the coding sequence ATGAATACACGAATCTTTTTTGGCAAAACAGATGAAGCCGCACGTCTGCCGATCTATATGACGACCGTCGGTTACTGGGAACACCAATTCGAAACGGAGCGCCCGGAAGGTTTCCCCGATTATCAGATCCATCAGGTCATTCAGGGGCAGGGCAGGCTGATTATAGAGGATGAAGAAGAATATACCGTTGGTCCGGGGGAAGTATTCATCACCTACCCTGACATTCCGCACCGGTATATGCCAATGACGGATCGCTGGGAGCTGGCGTGGGTATCCTTTCAGGGCAGGGAAGCCAGTCAGCTGCTGGCCTATGCGGGGATTACCAGTTCAGGCGTGTATAAACTTAGAAATCCCGAGCTGCTGTCTGCCTTGGAGCAGATGCTTGTGAGGGGAGAGGGCACGGGGGATACGATGGATGCAGCCGAGGATCGGGATAGCTCCAAACATCTGTACGCCCTGCTTCTTGATTTGAAACCGCTGCTGATTGTTTCGGACAATGACAACGATGAGATGGAGCGTCTAAAACCGGTGCTGCGCTATATTACAGAACATCTGGATCGGCCGCTATCGCTGAAGGAACTGGCCAACGTTGCCGTTGTATCTCCTCAATATCTGTGCCGGTTGTTCCAAAAGGCCCTGCATGTCAGACCTGTATTTTATATCAATCAAGAGCGAATCAACCGCAGTAAACAGCTGATGTTCAGTGAACGGGCACTGCGAATCTATGAAGTTGCAGACCGGGTTGGGTATGAGAATGCAAGTTATTTCTGCAGCATGTTCAAACGGCATACCGGCATGAGTCCGGAACGATTTCGGAAGCTGCACGGTTTAAGCTAA
- a CDS encoding glycoside hydrolase family 2 TIM barrel-domain containing protein: MRKKLVHTPPANGYPEWNNNPETFQVNRLPAHANMVAFPSIEEALSNEFTSSPWYRSLNGSWKFNFAETPEQRITSFYETDYNASGWDEISVPSNWQLQGYDYPHYTNMTYPWVEREPELKPPFAPATYNPVGSYIRTFTVPADWKERPVLLHFEGVESAFYVWVNGELVGYSEDTFTPAEFDITAYLTEGENKLAVEVYRWCDASWLENQDFWRLSGIFRGVYLHSPSPVQIADFFVRTELDDALQNAELQLDVQLYNHNAGQQVEGLTVQAQLYDAEQQLVLDQPLAAEVSFTNEEEVTLHLSAPVANPLLWSAETPNLYTLVLSIQNTSGETVEAVRTRVGFRRFEIKDGLMKINGKRIVFKGVNRHEFSPDSGRAIGREDMIRDIELMKAYNINAVRTSHYPNQTLWYELCDEYGLYVIDETNLETHGTWYYGQKEMNDDNIPASKPEWRSNVIDRCNSMFQRDKNHPSIIIWSLGNESFGGDNFIAMYDYLKQADPTRLVHYEGTYHYRPSDSASDIESTMYISPNDIEQYARMKGDKKPYIICEYSHAMGNSCGGLHLYWEMFDKYEILQGAFIWDWVDQSIRTKTADGVEYLAYGGDFGESPHDGNFCGNGLILADKTVTPKLEEVKKCYQNVRMQALNLQTGLIRITNHFLFTDLNEYALAWTLSHNGVPVEKGHLDIAAQPGESVDVRIPYTSSSDLYTEAVLTVSLVTKKAAKWADAGHEIGWEQFVVSPRLRAIQQPVAGASDALQVEELQDGGLKVNADEVSVSFSSVTGALTSYQINSQEQLLSPARANFWRAMTDNDLGNKLNERAAFWRDAHVTNRMIRFEHHTDVQGCHVVTDYTWDASPGTTLSITYHIKPNGELEISQTLVPGAGLPELPEFGMLFELTDRLDSISWYGRGPHDNYVDRLTSARLGYYTGTVRDQFVPYLKPQECGNKTDVRYAAITSAVGGDGEKGNDGSDGNAGRAANDGNADNAVHGSSGLYFEANAPFEINALPWSPEELEAGDHVYKLPVSSHTIARINYMQMGVGGDDSWSARTHPEYTLQANRPYHFTFTVKPV, from the coding sequence ATGCGAAAGAAACTCGTGCACACCCCTCCGGCTAACGGATATCCGGAATGGAACAACAATCCCGAGACGTTTCAGGTGAATCGTCTGCCAGCGCATGCCAATATGGTAGCGTTCCCATCTATAGAAGAGGCCTTGTCTAATGAGTTCACCTCTTCTCCATGGTACAGGTCTCTGAATGGATCATGGAAGTTCAACTTTGCGGAAACGCCGGAACAGCGGATTACTTCTTTTTATGAAACGGACTATAATGCCAGCGGCTGGGATGAAATTAGCGTGCCATCCAACTGGCAGCTTCAGGGTTATGATTACCCTCATTACACCAACATGACGTATCCATGGGTAGAGCGTGAGCCTGAGTTAAAGCCACCTTTTGCACCGGCAACCTACAACCCTGTAGGTTCATATATTCGCACATTCACGGTACCTGCGGACTGGAAGGAACGTCCTGTCCTGCTGCACTTTGAGGGTGTTGAATCAGCTTTCTATGTTTGGGTGAATGGAGAGCTTGTGGGCTACAGTGAAGATACCTTCACACCTGCGGAATTTGATATCACGGCATACCTGACAGAAGGCGAGAACAAGCTCGCGGTTGAAGTTTACCGCTGGTGTGATGCAAGCTGGCTGGAGAATCAGGATTTCTGGCGGCTTAGCGGTATTTTCCGCGGCGTATATCTGCACTCGCCTTCACCGGTTCAGATCGCTGATTTCTTCGTTCGTACAGAACTCGATGATGCTTTGCAGAATGCAGAACTTCAGTTGGATGTGCAACTGTACAATCATAATGCTGGACAGCAAGTGGAAGGCTTGACGGTTCAAGCGCAGCTCTATGATGCGGAGCAGCAGCTTGTTCTGGATCAGCCGCTGGCGGCAGAGGTTTCTTTTACCAATGAAGAAGAAGTAACGTTACACCTCTCTGCTCCAGTTGCGAACCCGCTCTTGTGGAGTGCCGAAACGCCTAACCTGTACACACTGGTGCTGTCCATTCAGAATACATCGGGCGAAACGGTAGAGGCTGTTCGCACCCGTGTCGGCTTCCGCAGATTTGAGATCAAGGACGGCTTGATGAAAATTAACGGCAAACGCATCGTATTCAAAGGTGTCAACCGCCATGAATTCTCGCCTGATTCAGGACGGGCCATCGGACGTGAAGATATGATTCGCGACATTGAGCTGATGAAAGCCTACAATATTAACGCTGTACGAACGTCCCACTATCCGAACCAGACGCTTTGGTATGAGCTTTGTGACGAATATGGACTCTACGTTATTGACGAGACGAATCTGGAGACACATGGTACCTGGTACTACGGGCAAAAAGAAATGAATGACGACAACATCCCGGCAAGCAAACCGGAATGGCGCAGCAATGTTATCGATCGCTGTAATTCGATGTTCCAGCGGGATAAAAACCATCCGTCCATCATCATCTGGTCACTCGGGAATGAATCGTTTGGCGGCGATAACTTTATTGCCATGTATGACTATTTGAAACAAGCTGATCCGACAAGACTCGTTCATTATGAAGGCACCTATCACTACCGCCCTTCCGATTCAGCCAGTGATATTGAGTCTACGATGTATATCAGTCCGAATGATATCGAGCAGTACGCACGTATGAAGGGTGATAAAAAACCTTATATCATCTGCGAGTACAGTCATGCCATGGGGAACTCCTGCGGCGGCCTGCATTTGTACTGGGAAATGTTCGATAAATACGAGATTCTACAAGGGGCATTCATCTGGGACTGGGTGGATCAATCGATCCGTACCAAGACAGCAGACGGTGTGGAATATCTCGCATACGGCGGAGATTTTGGTGAATCACCGCATGACGGCAACTTCTGCGGCAACGGACTGATTTTGGCAGATAAAACCGTTACACCTAAGCTCGAAGAAGTGAAAAAATGTTATCAGAACGTTCGCATGCAGGCACTCAATCTGCAAACCGGGCTGATTCGCATCACGAATCATTTCCTGTTCACCGATCTGAATGAATATGCACTGGCCTGGACGTTATCCCATAACGGTGTACCTGTAGAAAAAGGCCACCTGGATATTGCTGCTCAGCCTGGCGAATCTGTCGATGTTCGCATTCCTTATACCTCATCCTCTGATCTGTACACGGAAGCTGTGCTTACTGTATCTTTGGTAACCAAGAAAGCTGCCAAATGGGCAGATGCAGGGCATGAGATTGGTTGGGAGCAGTTTGTCGTATCTCCTCGTCTGCGTGCAATTCAGCAACCTGTTGCGGGAGCAAGTGACGCGCTTCAAGTGGAGGAACTGCAAGATGGCGGATTGAAAGTGAATGCGGATGAAGTTTCCGTAAGCTTTAGCTCGGTTACTGGCGCACTTACTTCCTATCAGATTAACTCTCAGGAGCAGCTGCTGTCCCCTGCTCGTGCGAACTTCTGGCGTGCAATGACAGATAACGATCTGGGTAACAAACTGAATGAACGCGCCGCGTTCTGGCGGGATGCTCATGTGACGAACAGAATGATTCGTTTCGAACATCATACGGATGTGCAGGGCTGTCATGTGGTAACGGACTATACATGGGATGCCAGTCCGGGAACTACGCTGTCTATCACGTATCACATTAAACCAAATGGCGAGCTTGAGATCAGTCAAACCCTCGTTCCCGGTGCAGGTCTGCCTGAGCTGCCTGAATTCGGCATGCTGTTTGAATTAACAGATCGTCTGGACTCCATCTCCTGGTACGGCAGAGGGCCGCATGACAACTATGTTGACCGTCTGACCAGTGCACGCCTGGGCTATTACACCGGAACCGTTCGTGATCAGTTCGTGCCATACCTGAAACCGCAGGAATGCGGTAACAAAACGGATGTGCGATATGCAGCAATCACATCTGCTGTGGGTGGTGATGGTGAGAAGGGCAATGATGGCTCTGACGGGAATGCTGGAAGGGCTGCAAACGACGGAAATGCTGATAATGCTGTGCATGGCAGCAGCGGTCTGTATTTTGAAGCCAATGCTCCGTTTGAAATCAATGCACTTCCGTGGTCACCAGAAGAACTGGAAGCAGGTGACCACGTCTACAAATTGCCAGTAAGCTCACACACCATCGCCCGCATCAACTACATGCAGATGGGTGTAGGCGGTGACGACAGCTGGAGTGCCCGTACGCATCCAGAGTATACGCTGCAGGCCAATCGTCCGTATCACTTCACATTTACAGTGAAGCCTGTATAA